One segment of Antennarius striatus isolate MH-2024 chromosome 5, ASM4005453v1, whole genome shotgun sequence DNA contains the following:
- the srgap2 gene encoding SLIT-ROBO Rho GTPase-activating protein 2 isoform X4 produces the protein MKVLNELYTVMKTYHMYNTDSINAESKLKEAEKQEEKQMGRSGRQEDRQTPRSPDTLASIKSEEKPVRRSSVKKIEKMKEKRQAKYTENRLKAMKARNEYLLALEATNSCVFKYYIHDLSDIIDCCDLGYHASLHRALRTYLSAEQNVETSKHSGLETLEGAAESLEANGDKQKLMESYNNVFCPPSRFDFQSHMGDTMGVMCAQQPLEGELLQRCQQLQSRLSTLKIENEEVKKTMEATLSTIQDMVTVEDYDVSECFHHSNSMESVKSTFNESYLSKPSLAKRRANQQETEQFYFTKLKEFLEGRNLITKLEAKHDLIEKTLGESQKTDCCLASGRRNSSVRKQDSGEAIPLMVESCIRFISRHGLQHEGIFRVSGSQVEVNDIKNAFERGEDPLAGDQNDHDLDSIAGVLKLYFRGLDHALFPKEVFNDLMSCVSMESLQERAVHIKKVLQSLQSKTLIIMRYLFSFLNHLSQYSEENMMDPYNLAICFGPTLMSVPEDHDQVSCQAHVNELIKTIIIHHDTIFPGLQDLQGPIYTIPGSGDDFCDSPHCEPPLVEEPAPDTVSVIHNSEDGALAVSESDPFEAIARFDYSGRTSRELSFKKGASLLLYQRASDDWWEGRHNGVDGLVPHQYIVVQDMPDSGRGSPKPDGDSRDLLEERVSTRGSAASPTGAHVADIYLANLNKMRRRPESGNIRRTFRGSESDNTSPGASGGVGGGMRTASLPVGGALVKESGDKRPISAHSILNSVSRHSSLKTKVESPQLRKTTAAGRSKSFSNHRSLDPEVIAQEHSSQDIESTMSSALSELSKFERQSTSKHTHTPDVVLDTLEQLKGVGGGGGGGVSEPSSPLHSRLLRDGDGVSSHAHPLQRSASSASDVPSSFRPAKNQPRSPLPSATSPSLSSSSLSSSVPSFRELRPPATRPKPVVFPKSGGGSGSPATGSPTSTVPPTPPPPTGHTHSLPHTPPPPPPPQSNDKFCPV, from the exons ATGAAAGTTCTCAATGAGCTTTATACG GTGATGAAGACGTACCACATGTACAACACTGACAGCATCAATGCTGAGTCCAAGTTGAAAGAGGCGGAGAaacaggaggagaagcagatgGGACGCTCTGGGCGACAAGAGGACCGCCAAACACCGCGTTCCCCTGACACCCTGGCCAGCATCAAGAGTGAGGAGAAACCTGTCAGACGCTCCAGCGTCAAGAAAAttgagaagatgaaggagaag AGACAAGCCAAGTACACCGAGAACAGGCTGAAGGCCATGAAGGCCAGGAACGAATACCTGCTTGCTCTGGAGGCCACCAACAGCTGTGTCTTCAAATATTACATCCATGACCTGTCTGACATCATTGAC TGTTGTGACCTAGGTTACCACGCCAGCCTGCACCGGGCCTTGAGGACCTATCTATCCGCAGAACAGAATGTAGAGACGTCCAAACATTCGGGCCTGGAGACGCTTGAGGGAGCGGCGGAGAGTCTGGAAGCTAACGGGGACAAACAGAAACTGATGGAGTCTTACAACAACGTCTTCTGCCCACCGTCTCGCTTTGACTTCCAGTCCCACATGGGAGACACG ATGGGAGTCATGTGTGCACAGCAGCCCCTAGAAGGCGAGCTGCTCCAGAGGTGTCAGCAGCTGCAGTCCCGTCTCTCCACCCTGAAGATTGAGAATGAAGAG GTGAAGAAAACCATGGAGGCCACTTTGTCGACCATCCAGGACATGGTGACGGTGGAGGACTACGACGTTTCTGAGTGTTTCCACCACAGCAACAGCATGGAGTCTGTGAAGTCCACTTTCAACGAGTCATATCTGAGCAAGCCCAGCCTAGCTAAACGACGGGCCAACCAGCAGGAGACGGAGCAGTTCTACTTCACG AAGCTGAAGGAGTTTCTGGAAGGTCGGAACCTGATCACCAAGCTGGAGGCCAAGCATGACCTTATAGAGAAGACACTAGGAGAGA GTCAGAAAACTGACTGTTGCCTTGCCAG TGGACGGAGGAACTCATCAGTACGGAAGCAG GACTCTGGTGAAGCCATTCCTCTGATGGTGGAGAGCTGCATTCGCTTCATCAGTCGCCATG GTCTTCAGCATGAGGGCATCTTCAGAGTGTCAGGCTCTCAGGTGGAAGTCAATGACATTAAGAATGCCTTTGAGAGAG GCGAGGACCCGCTGGCGGGGGACCAGAACGACCATGACCTGGACTCTATCGCTGGCGTCCTAAAGCTCTATTTCAGAGGACTGGACCATGCCCTCTTTCCTAAGGAAGTCTTTAATGATCTCATGTCCTGTGTCT CAATGGAGAGCCTCCAGGAGAGAGCAGTCCACATTAAGAAGGTTCTGCAATCTCTGCAGAGCAAAACTCTGATCATCATGAGATATCTGTTCAGCTTCCTCAACCA TTTATCTCAGTACAGCGAGGAGAACATGATGGACCCCTACAACCTGGCCATCTGTTTTGGTCCCACCTTGATGTCTGTCCCAGAGGACCATGACCAGGTCTCTTGCCAGGCCCACGTCAATGAGCTGATTAAAACTATTATCATCCACCACGACACCATTTTCCCTGGACTGCAGGACCTGCAGGGCCCCATCTACACCATCCCTGGAAGTGGAGATGACTTCTG CGACAGTCCACACTGCGAGCCTCCCCTGGTGGAAGAGCCAGCGCCTGACACCGTCTCAGTCATCCACAACAGTGAAGATG GCGCATTGGCTGTTTCAGAGTCCGACCCATTTGAAGCCATCGCTCGGTTTGACTACTCCGGCCGGACTAGCCGAGAGCTATCATTTAAGAAGGGCGCATCTCTGCTCCTGTACCAGCGGGCCTCCGACGACTGGTGGGAGGGACGCCATAACGGCGTTGATGGACTAGTGCCACATCAGTACATTGTGGTCCAAGACAT GCCTGACAGTGGCAGAGGAAGTCCCAAGCCTGATGGGGACAGCAGGGACCTGCTGGAGGAGAGGGTGTCCACTAGAGGCAGCGCCGCCTCTCCCACCGGCGCTCACGTGGCCGACATCTACCTGGCCAACCTGAACAA GATGAGGAGACGTCCAGAGTCTGGGAACATCCGAAGAACATTCCGGGGTTCAGAAAGTGACAATACCAGTCCAGGAGCCAGTGGAGGGGTGGGTGGAGGTATGAGAACAGCTTCCCTTCCTGTTGGTGGGGCTCTGGTGAAAGAATCTGGAGACAAGAGACCGATCAGTGCTCACAGCATCCTCAACTCAGTGTCTCGGCACTCCTCTCTCAAGACCAAG GTGGAGAGTCCACAGTTACGCAAGACGACTGCAGCAGGACGTTCCAAGAGCTTCAGCAACCACAGATCACTGGATCCTGAGGTCATAGCACAAGAACACAGCTCACAG GACATTGAATCGACAATGAGTTCTGCACTGAGCGAACTTAGTAAGTTTGAGAGACAGAGCACCtcgaagcacacacacacccctgacGTGGTCCTGGACACACTGGAGCAGCTGAAAGgtgtgggtggtggtggaggaggaggagtctctGAGCCCTCCAGCCCTCTTCACTCTCGTCTGCTACGGGATGGCGACGGGGTTTCCTCACATGCCCACCCACTTCAGCGCAGCGCCTCCTCTGCCAGCGACGTTCCCTCCTCATTCCGCCCCGCCAAGAATCAGCCACGAAGCCCCTTGCCCTCTGCTACTTCcccctctctttcctcttcctccctctcttcatcTGTACCTTCCTTCAGGGAGCTGCGCCCTCCAGCAACAAGGCCCAAACCGGTGGTTTTCCCAAAGAGTGGAGGAGGCAGTGGCAGTCCAGCCACGGGTTCCCCTACCTCTACCGTGCCCCCtactcctcctccacccacaggtcacacacactcgctTCCACAtacccctcctcccccacctcccccccagtCTAATGACAAATTTTGCCCAGTTTAG